In Ectothiorhodosinus mongolicus, one DNA window encodes the following:
- a CDS encoding Re/Si-specific NAD(P)(+) transhydrogenase subunit alpha — protein MPIKIAVPKEHAPGEKRVALDPSVCARFAKMGLEVLLEKEAGSAAQFSDSAYADARIVNDAKSLFGEADIVVKVAPPSADEVKKMREGAVLLGFFHAHKNVDMVKALQAKKITAFAMELVPRISRAQSMDALSSQAAIGGYKAAIMGADLACRFFPMLTTAAGTIRPSKVIVIGAGVAGLQAIATARRLGAMVEAYDVRSATKEQVESLGAKFLDLGVSAEGEGGYARELTAEEKQQQQDALAKYIGQADVLITTAAIPGRDAPKLIPQSMVDGMKPGAVIIDLAAEGGGNCELTQPGKTITHGHVVIHGPLNVPSQVALHASEMYAKNLLNFLTPVIKEGALALDWEDEVIAKSCLTHEGQIKHEATRSLIEGAQS, from the coding sequence AAAAAGAGGCCGGTAGTGCCGCGCAGTTTTCTGACAGTGCTTACGCTGATGCGCGCATCGTCAATGATGCCAAATCCTTGTTCGGTGAGGCCGACATCGTCGTCAAGGTCGCTCCGCCCAGTGCGGATGAAGTGAAAAAAATGCGTGAGGGCGCGGTGCTGCTGGGCTTTTTCCATGCCCACAAGAACGTCGATATGGTCAAGGCGCTGCAAGCCAAGAAGATCACCGCCTTCGCCATGGAACTGGTACCGCGTATCTCGCGCGCCCAAAGCATGGACGCCCTGTCCTCACAGGCAGCCATCGGCGGCTATAAGGCCGCCATCATGGGTGCGGATCTGGCCTGCCGCTTCTTCCCAATGTTGACCACTGCAGCGGGAACCATTCGCCCATCCAAAGTCATTGTGATCGGCGCTGGGGTCGCGGGGCTGCAAGCCATTGCCACAGCGCGACGCTTGGGTGCCATGGTCGAAGCCTATGACGTACGCTCAGCCACCAAGGAGCAGGTGGAGTCCCTGGGCGCAAAGTTTTTGGATTTGGGCGTTTCTGCTGAAGGTGAAGGTGGATATGCGCGCGAACTGACGGCTGAAGAAAAACAACAGCAACAAGATGCGCTGGCCAAATACATCGGTCAGGCCGATGTGTTGATCACCACCGCCGCTATTCCGGGACGCGATGCGCCCAAGCTAATCCCCCAAAGCATGGTGGATGGTATGAAGCCCGGCGCGGTAATTATTGATCTGGCTGCCGAAGGCGGTGGCAACTGCGAACTTACCCAGCCGGGCAAGACCATTACCCATGGCCATGTGGTGATTCACGGCCCACTCAATGTGCCCAGCCAAGTGGCTCTGCATGCCAGCGAGATGTATGCCAAAAACCTGCTGAATTTTCTCACTCCCGTGATCAAGGAAGGTGCTTTAGCGCTGGATTGGGAGGATGAAGTGATCGCCAAGAGCTGTCTGACCCATGAGGGCCAGATCAAGCATGAAGCCACGCGCAGTCTGATTGAAGGAGCCCAGTCATGA
- a CDS encoding NAD(P) transhydrogenase subunit alpha, whose protein sequence is MIEGFVALYIFMLAAFTGYEVISKVPVILHTPLMSGSNFVHGIVLVGTMVALGHAETGMQQLIGFIAVILAAGNAVGGYVVTERMLEMFKSSKGAK, encoded by the coding sequence ATGATCGAGGGTTTTGTTGCACTCTACATTTTTATGCTCGCCGCCTTCACCGGCTACGAGGTGATTTCCAAGGTGCCGGTGATTTTGCACACGCCGCTGATGTCGGGCTCCAACTTCGTGCATGGCATTGTCTTGGTGGGCACCATGGTGGCTCTGGGACATGCTGAGACCGGCATGCAACAGTTGATTGGCTTTATCGCCGTGATTCTCGCCGCGGGTAATGCCGTGGGCGGCTATGTGGTCACCGAACGCATGCTTGAAATGTTCAAATCCAGCAAGGGGGCCAAATAA
- a CDS encoding NAD(P)(+) transhydrogenase (Re/Si-specific) subunit beta, whose translation MSFIVNLAYFAAAVLFIIGLKQMASPVTARRGIIWAGYGMVLATAVTFLHPDVIGFVNYLLIILGIGIGGGLAWYTGKRVAMTDMPQMIALYNGMGGGAAAGIGIVALMGSYPLGWTIQFIAVVGIIIGAVAFSGSLIAYGKLQGLIKKSFRFDMQQKVNLGVLAATVVLGLVVWFSGANVNGTILLLFVALALLFGVLMTLPIGGADMPVVISLYNALTGLAVGLKGLVLDNAALMIAGIVVGAAGTLLTQLMAKAMNRPITNVLFSHFGEGSGTGAEEEVSGSMKEIEASDAGVMMAFADKVIIIPGYGMAVAQAQHKIWELTQLLQERGVAVKFAIHPVAGRMPGHMNVLLAEAGVPYDIIYDLDEINNEFKTADVAIVIGANDVVNPVARSNPESPIYGMPILNADEAKNVIVIKRGKGAGFSGVENHLFYADNTRMLYADGQKAASDLISAIKEIG comes from the coding sequence ATGAGCTTTATCGTTAATCTGGCCTATTTTGCGGCTGCTGTTCTTTTCATTATCGGTCTGAAACAGATGGCCTCGCCGGTGACGGCGCGACGCGGCATTATCTGGGCCGGCTATGGCATGGTGTTGGCCACCGCAGTGACCTTCCTGCATCCCGATGTCATTGGCTTTGTGAATTACCTGCTGATTATCTTGGGCATTGGCATTGGCGGTGGACTGGCTTGGTACACCGGTAAGCGGGTGGCCATGACCGACATGCCACAAATGATCGCACTCTATAACGGCATGGGCGGTGGCGCCGCGGCCGGCATCGGCATTGTCGCATTAATGGGCAGCTACCCCTTGGGTTGGACCATCCAATTCATCGCGGTGGTCGGTATTATCATCGGCGCTGTGGCTTTCTCCGGCTCACTAATCGCTTACGGCAAGCTGCAAGGCTTGATCAAGAAATCCTTCCGCTTTGACATGCAGCAAAAGGTCAATCTAGGCGTCTTGGCAGCCACCGTCGTATTGGGCCTGGTCGTCTGGTTCTCAGGAGCCAATGTCAACGGCACTATCCTGCTGCTGTTTGTTGCCTTGGCCCTGTTGTTTGGTGTTCTCATGACCTTACCGATCGGCGGTGCGGATATGCCGGTGGTGATCTCTTTGTACAACGCCCTGACCGGACTGGCTGTGGGCCTCAAAGGCTTGGTGCTGGATAATGCGGCACTGATGATTGCTGGGATTGTGGTGGGCGCTGCCGGTACGCTGCTGACCCAGCTGATGGCCAAAGCCATGAACCGCCCTATCACCAATGTGTTGTTCTCGCACTTCGGTGAGGGCTCTGGCACCGGCGCTGAGGAAGAAGTCAGCGGCTCGATGAAAGAGATCGAAGCCTCCGATGCCGGTGTGATGATGGCCTTTGCCGACAAAGTGATCATTATTCCGGGTTATGGCATGGCGGTGGCTCAGGCGCAGCACAAGATTTGGGAACTCACACAGCTACTCCAGGAACGCGGCGTCGCCGTGAAGTTTGCGATTCATCCAGTGGCGGGTCGCATGCCCGGGCACATGAATGTCCTGCTGGCGGAAGCTGGTGTGCCTTACGACATCATCTATGACCTCGATGAAATCAATAATGAGTTCAAGACGGCCGATGTGGCGATAGTCATTGGCGCCAATGATGTGGTCAATCCGGTGGCTCGCAGCAATCCAGAAAGCCCCATTTATGGCATGCCCATTCTCAATGCCGATGAAGCCAAAAACGTCATCGTCATTAAACGTGGCAAGGGTGCCGGCTTCTCCGGAGTGGAAAACCATCTGTTCTACGCCGACAACACGCGTATGTTGTATGCCGATGGTCAGAAAGCCGCCAGCGATCTGATCAGCGCCATCAAAGAGATTGGCTAA
- a CDS encoding primosomal protein N' — protein sequence MTSQPTSQNSDTLPILQVAVPVPLPGCFDYLALADAPVPVVGARVRVMFGRRKLVGMVMTHGRGSELPQSRIKPILEVLDSSPLIDASLLGLLQWAADYYQYPLGEVIASALPKTLRQGQPAELKPRHRGLPAPCESLGSGPALNAEQQQAVAAVSSHWGRFQGFLLEGITGSGKTEVYLHLAQAALAQGKQVLVLVPEIALTPQLVARFRERLPTPVAVMHSALSDGDRHCAWLLARSGEAGVIIGTRSAVFVPWARPGLIIVDEEHDPSLKQHEGFRYHARDLAMLRGHRESVPVLLGSATPSLESLANVQRGQYQRVRLPARAGGAELPRIELLDLRRRFLDEGLAEPLLERMQKHLQQQGQVLLFLNRRGFAPALLCHDCGWVADCRRCDARMTWHARAARLRCHHCGYECSPPPRCPACDSALAPQGEGTQRIEAALQRHFPDYPVVRIDRDSTSRKGSLEDALAEIRSGHYRILVGTQMLAKGHDFPDVTLAAVLDADQGLFSSDFRAIERLAQTIVQVAGRAGRGERRGEVMVQTHQPDHPLLRSLIAGGYARFAEVLLEERRMAQLPPYASLALLRAEATEAHWPQAFLSEAYQLLAAQGDARVQLWGPAPAPMERRAGRYRAQLLIQAEQRAPLQAVLRQCLPQLGTLETARRVRWSLDVDPADLH from the coding sequence ATGACGAGTCAGCCCACATCTCAAAACTCAGACACCCTGCCCATCCTGCAGGTTGCGGTGCCCGTGCCTCTGCCTGGCTGTTTTGATTATCTGGCCCTAGCCGATGCGCCAGTACCGGTGGTAGGTGCACGTGTTCGAGTGATGTTTGGTCGGCGCAAGCTGGTAGGCATGGTGATGACTCATGGACGTGGCAGTGAGCTGCCACAAAGTCGCATCAAGCCGATACTCGAGGTTTTAGACTCAAGCCCGCTGATCGATGCTTCTTTGCTCGGACTTTTGCAATGGGCAGCTGACTACTACCAGTATCCTTTGGGGGAAGTCATTGCCAGCGCCTTACCCAAAACCCTGCGCCAAGGTCAGCCCGCTGAATTAAAACCGCGTCATCGTGGCCTACCAGCGCCATGCGAAAGCTTAGGGTCTGGGCCGGCCCTCAATGCCGAGCAACAGCAGGCCGTGGCTGCCGTGAGCAGCCATTGGGGGCGGTTTCAGGGGTTTTTGCTCGAGGGCATTACCGGCAGTGGTAAGACGGAGGTGTACCTGCATCTGGCTCAAGCAGCACTCGCGCAGGGTAAACAGGTGCTGGTCTTGGTGCCAGAGATTGCTTTGACTCCCCAGCTGGTGGCGCGGTTTCGTGAGCGCCTGCCGACGCCAGTGGCGGTTATGCATTCAGCGCTCAGTGATGGCGATCGCCATTGTGCCTGGCTATTGGCACGCAGTGGGGAAGCGGGTGTGATTATCGGCACCCGCTCGGCCGTGTTTGTTCCTTGGGCCCGGCCCGGCTTGATTATTGTGGATGAAGAACACGATCCCTCACTGAAACAGCACGAGGGCTTTCGCTATCATGCCCGTGATCTGGCCATGCTGCGTGGGCATAGAGAATCAGTGCCCGTTTTATTGGGCTCAGCCACACCGTCGTTAGAGTCTTTGGCCAATGTCCAGCGTGGCCAATATCAACGCGTGCGGCTGCCGGCTCGTGCCGGTGGCGCGGAACTGCCGCGTATCGAGCTACTGGATTTGCGCCGCCGCTTTTTGGATGAGGGTTTGGCGGAGCCTTTGTTGGAACGCATGCAAAAGCATCTGCAGCAACAGGGGCAAGTGCTGCTGTTTCTCAATCGCCGCGGTTTTGCGCCGGCGCTGCTGTGTCATGACTGTGGCTGGGTGGCCGATTGTCGCCGCTGTGATGCACGCATGACCTGGCATGCACGCGCAGCGCGTCTGCGCTGTCACCATTGTGGTTATGAGTGCTCGCCGCCGCCTCGCTGCCCGGCTTGTGATAGTGCTTTAGCGCCACAAGGCGAGGGTACGCAACGCATCGAAGCGGCCCTACAACGACATTTTCCGGATTATCCCGTGGTACGCATTGATCGTGACAGCACGTCCCGTAAAGGTTCCTTAGAGGATGCGTTGGCGGAGATACGCAGCGGCCATTACCGGATTTTGGTGGGCACGCAAATGCTCGCCAAGGGGCATGATTTTCCGGATGTCACCTTGGCTGCCGTGTTGGACGCCGATCAAGGTTTATTCAGCAGCGATTTTCGCGCGATTGAGCGTTTGGCGCAGACCATCGTGCAAGTCGCTGGTCGTGCCGGTCGGGGTGAACGGCGTGGGGAGGTGATGGTACAAACCCATCAGCCCGATCATCCCTTGCTGCGCAGTTTGATTGCCGGTGGTTATGCTCGCTTTGCCGAAGTCCTGCTGGAGGAGCGCCGCATGGCGCAGCTTCCCCCCTATGCTAGCTTGGCGTTGTTGCGCGCCGAAGCGACTGAGGCGCACTGGCCTCAGGCATTTTTATCAGAAGCCTATCAGTTGTTGGCGGCTCAGGGTGATGCGCGGGTGCAGCTCTGGGGCCCTGCTCCTGCGCCCATGGAGCGCCGCGCTGGCCGCTATCGAGCGCAGCTCTTGATCCAAGCTGAGCAGCGTGCGCCTTTACAGGCCGTGTTGCGCCAATGTTTGCCGCAACTGGGGACTTTAGAGACGGCGCGCCGTGTTCGTTGGTCGCTGGATGTCGACCCGGCAGACCTGCACTAG
- the hrpA gene encoding ATP-dependent RNA helicase HrpA, with amino-acid sequence MPEHPSAITFPEDLPVSQHRQEIADLIAAHQVLVLCGETGSGKTTQLPKICLSLGRGQNGLIGHTQPRRIAARSVATRIAEELKVRLGGRVGFKMRFADHVGADCQIKLMTDGILLAELRADPKLRAYGTLIIDEAHERSLNIDFLLGYLKRLLPKRPDLKLIITSATLDPERIAAHFGQAPIYEVPGRSYPVEVRYRSVQGEAEAQPDRDLNQAIIDAVDELAAEGEGDVLVFLPGEREIREAAEALRKHHPRHTEILPLYARLSSAEQQRIFTRHVGRRVVLATNVAETALTVPGIRYVIDSGLARLARYAWRSRLQRLSLEPISQASAQQRAGRCGRLGPGICIRLYAEEDFDLRPMHTDPEILRSNLTSVVLQMAHLDLGDPQQFPFIDAPDPRLIRDAFKLLETLRAVDAQHRITRHGRRLARLPLDPSLAAMLLAADEQQALAEVSRIVALLAIQDPRERPAEKRQAADEAHAQWRVPGSDFLSYLSLWEAWQEQSRHLSQRKLRDWCKSHYLSFLRMRDWQDLLGQLRRYHGELGLKENTQPAEPAAIHKALLTGLINQVGVKTEKGDYLGARNRRFAIHPGSGLFKSNPAWLMAAEIAETTRVYARECAAIRPEWIESVAPHLLKHHYFEPHFQPRRGTVGGFDRITLHGLVVHPKKRINFATVDPQESRRVFIREGLVAGRLRSDSKALKHNQALIESIADLEAKGRRRDLLVDEQVLYDFYDARLPDSIVDAAHFEAWRKRIERDQPQFLILQRDALLQTEAPVDSQRDFPDVLEIAGLRLPLSYRFEPGHNADGVTLQIPLAALNGLPDDVGDWLVPGLLEEKLTALIKSLPKAIRKQFVPAPEFAKAALGRLGKPEGALLPALSQVLDAITGTAVAADQWRPEQLEPHLRMRFEVLSHEGKPLASGRDLAALKAQLSGQAQASFAEQRPSNWERDEISEWDFGTLKPWVDFDRHGATLRAYPALVDKQSSVSLVLADSPEKAQQLHRGGLRRLFMLGAREPVKYLSRQLPNIQQLCLRYAPIDRCEVLKEEIIFRAVEQVFMVQPWPVDADSFHARLDAGRGELVAVTGEVCALLDRVFEAYTQLRAQLKGSLPLSLIEAAADVQDQLAHLLYPGFLLQTPAHWLQQYPRYLQAMSRRLEKAEAAPDRDRRLRVELLPLWEDCKHRLAAYKDDVLDEQDAQQAALIAYRWRLEELRVSVFAQELGTQEKVSLKRLEADRQALSQAAK; translated from the coding sequence TTGCTGAGGAGCTAAAAGTCCGGCTAGGTGGACGGGTTGGCTTCAAAATGCGTTTCGCCGACCATGTGGGTGCGGATTGCCAGATCAAGCTGATGACCGATGGCATATTGCTGGCGGAGCTGCGCGCTGATCCGAAGTTGCGCGCTTACGGCACCCTGATCATCGATGAAGCGCATGAGCGCAGTCTGAATATCGATTTCCTGCTGGGTTATCTCAAGCGCTTATTGCCCAAGCGTCCTGATCTCAAACTGATTATCACCTCGGCAACCCTTGACCCCGAGCGTATCGCTGCCCATTTTGGCCAAGCTCCTATTTATGAGGTGCCGGGTCGCAGCTATCCCGTGGAGGTTCGTTATCGGTCGGTTCAAGGTGAAGCCGAAGCACAGCCAGACCGGGATTTAAATCAAGCCATTATCGATGCGGTTGATGAACTCGCGGCCGAAGGCGAGGGCGATGTCTTGGTATTTTTGCCGGGTGAACGAGAGATTCGCGAGGCAGCAGAGGCTCTGCGCAAGCACCATCCGCGTCACACAGAAATTCTACCGTTATATGCGCGCTTGTCGAGTGCAGAACAGCAGCGAATTTTCACCCGTCATGTGGGTCGCCGCGTGGTGCTGGCGACCAATGTGGCGGAAACCGCCTTAACCGTGCCGGGGATTCGCTATGTTATTGATTCAGGTCTGGCACGGCTGGCTCGCTATGCGTGGCGCTCGCGGCTGCAACGTTTATCACTGGAACCGATTTCTCAGGCATCCGCGCAGCAGCGGGCTGGCCGCTGTGGCCGCCTGGGCCCAGGAATCTGTATCCGTCTCTACGCAGAAGAGGATTTTGATCTACGGCCCATGCACACCGATCCGGAAATCCTGCGTTCGAATCTGACATCGGTGGTTCTACAAATGGCGCATCTGGACTTGGGAGACCCACAACAATTCCCCTTTATTGATGCACCCGATCCGCGACTGATTCGTGATGCGTTTAAACTGCTAGAGACCCTGCGCGCTGTGGATGCGCAACACCGCATCACCCGGCATGGAAGGCGTTTGGCCCGTCTGCCGCTGGATCCCAGCTTGGCGGCTATGTTATTGGCAGCGGATGAACAACAAGCATTGGCCGAGGTGAGCCGTATTGTTGCCTTGTTGGCCATCCAAGATCCGCGTGAGCGCCCCGCTGAAAAACGCCAAGCAGCCGATGAAGCGCATGCTCAATGGCGCGTGCCCGGCTCAGACTTTTTGTCCTATCTCAGCCTTTGGGAGGCATGGCAGGAGCAGTCGCGACATCTTTCTCAGCGGAAGCTGCGTGACTGGTGCAAAAGCCATTATTTGTCTTTCTTGCGCATGCGGGATTGGCAGGATCTTCTGGGGCAGTTGCGGCGCTATCATGGCGAGCTGGGTTTGAAAGAAAATACCCAACCGGCAGAGCCCGCAGCCATTCATAAAGCTTTGCTGACCGGCCTGATTAATCAGGTCGGGGTAAAAACCGAAAAAGGCGATTATCTGGGTGCGCGTAATCGTCGCTTTGCGATCCACCCCGGGTCAGGTCTTTTTAAATCCAATCCAGCTTGGCTGATGGCGGCCGAGATCGCGGAGACTACCCGGGTTTATGCTCGGGAGTGCGCGGCCATTCGTCCTGAGTGGATCGAATCGGTGGCGCCGCACTTACTCAAACATCACTACTTTGAACCGCATTTTCAGCCGCGCCGCGGCACGGTGGGAGGCTTTGATCGAATTACCCTGCACGGCCTGGTGGTGCATCCCAAAAAGCGCATTAATTTCGCCACGGTTGATCCTCAAGAATCACGCCGGGTATTTATTCGCGAGGGCTTGGTCGCCGGGCGGTTGCGCAGTGACTCAAAGGCTTTAAAACATAATCAGGCGCTGATTGAATCCATCGCTGATTTAGAGGCTAAAGGTCGCCGCCGTGACCTGCTGGTGGATGAACAAGTGCTTTATGATTTCTATGACGCTCGCCTACCAGACTCGATCGTCGACGCGGCGCATTTCGAGGCTTGGCGCAAACGCATCGAACGGGACCAGCCACAGTTTTTGATTTTGCAGCGCGATGCTTTGTTGCAAACCGAGGCTCCTGTAGATAGTCAACGTGACTTCCCCGATGTGCTGGAAATCGCCGGTCTGCGCTTACCGCTTTCTTATCGTTTTGAGCCGGGTCACAACGCTGATGGAGTCACTCTGCAGATTCCCTTGGCGGCGCTCAACGGCCTGCCAGATGATGTCGGTGATTGGTTGGTGCCAGGGTTGTTGGAGGAAAAACTCACAGCGCTGATCAAGAGTCTGCCCAAAGCCATACGCAAGCAATTCGTTCCCGCTCCAGAGTTTGCGAAAGCGGCATTGGGGCGTTTGGGTAAGCCCGAAGGCGCCCTGCTGCCGGCACTGAGCCAAGTATTAGATGCCATCACCGGCACCGCCGTAGCCGCGGATCAATGGCGTCCTGAACAACTTGAGCCGCATTTGCGGATGCGTTTTGAGGTGCTCAGTCATGAGGGCAAACCTCTGGCTAGCGGTCGGGATTTAGCAGCGCTCAAAGCCCAGTTATCCGGGCAGGCTCAGGCCAGCTTTGCCGAGCAGCGGCCGTCGAATTGGGAGCGAGATGAGATCAGCGAATGGGATTTTGGGACCCTAAAGCCGTGGGTGGATTTCGATCGTCATGGCGCGACTTTGAGGGCTTACCCGGCTTTGGTGGATAAGCAGAGTTCAGTGAGCTTGGTGCTGGCGGATAGCCCTGAAAAAGCCCAACAACTGCATCGCGGCGGGCTGCGCCGGCTGTTTATGCTGGGCGCCCGCGAGCCGGTGAAATACTTGAGCCGACAATTGCCCAATATCCAACAGCTGTGCCTGCGCTATGCGCCGATTGATCGCTGTGAGGTGTTGAAAGAGGAGATTATTTTTCGTGCCGTGGAACAGGTGTTTATGGTCCAGCCATGGCCTGTTGATGCCGATTCTTTTCATGCCAGGCTGGACGCTGGTCGCGGCGAACTGGTTGCGGTCACTGGAGAGGTTTGTGCGCTCTTAGATCGAGTGTTTGAGGCTTACACTCAGCTGCGCGCGCAGTTAAAAGGATCGCTGCCGCTGTCATTGATTGAGGCAGCAGCAGATGTTCAAGATCAGCTTGCTCATCTGTTGTATCCGGGCTTTTTATTGCAGACTCCGGCACACTGGTTGCAGCAGTATCCCCGTTATTTGCAGGCCATGAGCCGCCGTTTGGAAAAAGCTGAGGCTGCTCCCGATCGCGATCGACGCCTGCGGGTAGAGCTATTGCCTCTGTGGGAGGACTGTAAACATCGCTTGGCGGCCTACAAGGACGATGTGCTGGATGAGCAAGATGCGCAACAGGCAGCGCTTATCGCCTATCGTTGGCGCTTAGAAGAGCTGCGGGTCTCTGTTTTTGCTCAGGAGCTGGGCACCCAAGAAAAGGTGTCCCTAAAGCGCTTGGAAGCAGACCGTCAGGCCTTATCGCAAGCAGCGAAATGA